Below is a genomic region from Enterobacter hormaechei subsp. xiangfangensis.
TCAGAAATACCGAGCGCACGCCACCAGCGGGCAGTCAGCATAATCAGTTCGGCATCGATATCTGGTCCTTGCAGACCAAACACTTCCACGCCAAGCTGGTTGAACTGACGGTAGCGGCCTTTTTGCGGACGTTCGTGGCGGAACATCGGGCCGATATACCACAGGCGCTGCTCCTGATTGTACAGGAGACCATGTTCGATGCCGGCGCGTACGCAACCCGCCGTCCCCTCAGGACGCAGGGTCAGGCTGTCGCCGTTGCGGTCCTCAAAGGTATACATCTCTTTTTCAACCACGTCGGTTACTTCGCCGATCGCGCGTTTGAATAACGGGGTCTGCTCTACAATCGGCAAACGAATTTCGCTGTAACCGTAGCTGCCGAGCACCTGCTTCAGTGTGCCTTCAATGCGCTGCCAGATGGCGGTTTCGCCAGGCAGATAATCGTTCATGCCGCGGATGGCTTGAATGTTTTTTGCCACGTTTATTCTCTTTCTATATACAAAAAAGAACCCAAAGAATGGGTTCAATCATACATGGGAAGCAGCCTGCTTCCCATCACGTTATTTTTCAACCTGCTGAACGCTGATGCGCTGCGCTTCGTCCATCATCGTCGCTTTTGCACGAATGCGGGCTTCGAGCTGGTCGATCATGTCACTATTATCCAGACGATCTTTACGAACGCCATCCTCATAGAGACCACTTTTCTTGTTACCGCCGGTCACGCCCAGCGTGGACACCAGCGCTTCACCCGGACCGTTCACCACGCAGCCGATGATGGAAACGTCCATCGGGGTGATGATGTCTTCCAGGCGCTGCTCCAGAGCATTCACGGTGCCGATCACGTCAAACTCCTGACGTGAACAGGTTGGGCAGGCGATGAAGTTGATCCCACGCGCGCGGATACGCAGTGATTTCAGGATGTCGAATCCGACTTTGATCTCTTCCACCGGATCGGCGGCCAGGGAGACGCGTAACGTGTCGCCGATGCCTTCAGAGAGCAGCAGGCCGAGACCAATCGCAGATTTTACCGAACCGCTGCGCAGACCGCCCGCCTCGGTGATGCCAAGATGCAGCGGCTGATCGATCTGTTTTGCCAGCAGACGATACGATTCAACGGCCAGGAAGACGTCAGACGCTTTCACGCTCACTTTAAACTGATCGAAGTTAAGGCGATCCAGATGATCGACGTGACGCATTGCGGATTCGAGCAGCGCCTGCGGCGTCGGCTCCCCGTACTTTTCCTGGAGATCTTTTTCCAGAGAGCCAGCGTTTACGCCGATACGGATTGGAATGTTTTTGTCGCGGGCGCAGTCAACCACCATGCGAATGCGCTCTTCGTTGCCGATGTTGCCTGGGTTAATACGCAGACAATCGACACCGTATTCAGCGACTTTCAGCGCGATACGGTAATCGAAGTGAATATCGGCAACCAGCGGAACACTCACCTGCTGCTTGATCAGTTTGAACGCCTCGGCGGCGTCCATGGTAGGCACAGAGACGCGAACAATGTCCGCGCCGACGCGTTCTAATGCTTTGATTTGATTGACCGTCGCTTCTACATCCGTAGTACGCGTATTGGTCATCGACTGGACGGCGATAGGCGCCCCATCGCCGATTGGCACGTTCCCAACGTAAATCCGTTTCGATTTTCTACGTTGAATAGGAGCCTGGTTATGCATGTAAAATCTCCCGCATTGCCCGTCTGTTACTGTGCTGCTGATTGTTCGGCATTAACGGTAAGACGCGCAACCTGGTTAGTTCTGATAAAGCGGCTCAGATCGACAGGTTTTCCTTGATACTGGATGTGTACCGCTGCCGGTGCGCCGATTTTAAGCTTGTAAGGTGCCTGGCCCGTTAGATTTAACGTGCCATCTTTACGTTGCAGGCCGCTGAACAGCTTTTTACCTGTCGCGTCAGTCACTTCCAGCCAGCAATCAGCCGTAAAATTCATCACCAGCGCATTCGGGTCCACGGCAGGTGCCGCCGTGCCAGCCGGGTCAGTTGGCAGTGACGCCGCGGTGTTCTCTGCCGGTGCCGTTGCCGCAGGGGCGGTATCAACATTGGCCTGAGAAGGTGATACGACCGCGTTCTGATCCTGGGTCTGGGTGGCTGGCGCGGTATTCGCCGTCGCTTCTGGCGTCGCCGCTGGCTCGGTTGCAGGCGTGTTGCTTGCTGCCGACTGAGGTTCGCTGGAGGTCGCCCCTTCGGTGCTCAACGGCACGCTTTGCGCGCCGTTATTACCAGACTGATTAAGCTCAGCGGAGGACTGATCGGCCATGGTGGTGATCTCTTCCTGCTGCGCTTTGTGGTTTTGCCACCACCATGCGCCCGTCAGGCCGACAACCACAAACAGGACCAGCCAGGTAAAGCTCATCAGCCAGCCATCGCGTTTTTTACGACGTTTACCCAGAGAGAAGCTTTGCATCGGCGCAACTTTTGCCGCACGCACAGGCGCCTGCTTCTCCATCATCGGCAGTAATTCGTCTTCAGGGATATGAACCAGTTTGGCGTAAGAACGGATATAACCGCGCAGAAACGTTGAAGCCAGATCGGCGGGTGCCTTATCTTCTTCAATATCGCGAACGGTGGAAACCTTCAGGCACAGGCGTTCTGCAACGGCTTGCTGGCTAAGTCCGAGTTGTTCACGGGCGTTGCGAAGACGAACGCCAGTGGAGAGTGCTGCATTTTGATCGTGAGTGGCTTCAGTATTCATTCGCTACAACTACTGGTACGTGAAAATAAGGGTTCAGGTGCCGGTGAGTCACAATGCCACCCGCACCGCGAAACTTTAGGTCAGTTAACCTGGAACAAACAGTATAAGACTGTCGGGCCGCAGATGACAGCGCTGGCAGGCCTTCACGCTAAACTGTTGTTACGTCGTTACATACTGCCCGAAAGTCGTATGAAACGCACCGTAATTATTAATCAGTCGTGATGATTGTGACTGAATATTCAGTAAATTAATGCTTCACGGCGCAAAAAATGCGCCGTGTCTGCATAATAATCAAACGGTTTTAACCGCGATTGACTCACCCTGCATACGCTTACGCAGCGTACGTTTGGTACGGTCAATAACGTCACCCGCCAGCTGGCCACAGGCTGCGTCGATATCGTCGCCACGCGTTTTACGTACGATGGTGGTGAAACCATACTCCATCAGCACTTTTGAGAAGCGATCGATACGGCTGTTCGAGCTACGGCCATACGGCGCGCCCGGGAACGGGTTCCATGGGATCAGGTTGATCTTGCATGGCGTATCTTTCAGCAGTTCAGCCAGCTCATGTGCATGCTCGGTACCGTCGTTAACATGATCCAGCATCACGTATTCAATGGTCACGCGGCCCTGGTTAGCGTTGGATTTCTCCAGGTAACGGCGCACGCCAGCCAGGAAGGTTTCGATATTGTACTTTTTGTTGATCGGCACAATTTCGTCACGGATGGCGTCGTTTGGCGCGTGAAGAGAGATGGCCAGCGCAACGTCAATCATATCGCCCAGTTTGTCCAGCGCAGGCACCACGCCGGAAGTAGAGAGCGTAACGCGGCGCTTGGACAGGCCAAAACCGAAATCGTCGAGCATAATTTCCATCGCCGGAACGACGTTGGTCAGGTTGAGCAGCGGTTCACCCATCCCCATCATCACCACGTTGGTGATTGGACGTGTACCGGTGACTTTCGCCGCGCCCACGATTTTCGCGGCACGCCAGACCTGGCCGATGATT
It encodes:
- the ispG gene encoding flavodoxin-dependent (E)-4-hydroxy-3-methylbut-2-enyl-diphosphate synthase — translated: MHNQAPIQRRKSKRIYVGNVPIGDGAPIAVQSMTNTRTTDVEATVNQIKALERVGADIVRVSVPTMDAAEAFKLIKQQVSVPLVADIHFDYRIALKVAEYGVDCLRINPGNIGNEERIRMVVDCARDKNIPIRIGVNAGSLEKDLQEKYGEPTPQALLESAMRHVDHLDRLNFDQFKVSVKASDVFLAVESYRLLAKQIDQPLHLGITEAGGLRSGSVKSAIGLGLLLSEGIGDTLRVSLAADPVEEIKVGFDILKSLRIRARGINFIACPTCSRQEFDVIGTVNALEQRLEDIITPMDVSIIGCVVNGPGEALVSTLGVTGGNKKSGLYEDGVRKDRLDNSDMIDQLEARIRAKATMMDEAQRISVQQVEK
- the rodZ gene encoding cytoskeleton protein RodZ, which gives rise to MNTEATHDQNAALSTGVRLRNAREQLGLSQQAVAERLCLKVSTVRDIEEDKAPADLASTFLRGYIRSYAKLVHIPEDELLPMMEKQAPVRAAKVAPMQSFSLGKRRKKRDGWLMSFTWLVLFVVVGLTGAWWWQNHKAQQEEITTMADQSSAELNQSGNNGAQSVPLSTEGATSSEPQSAASNTPATEPAATPEATANTAPATQTQDQNAVVSPSQANVDTAPAATAPAENTAASLPTDPAGTAAPAVDPNALVMNFTADCWLEVTDATGKKLFSGLQRKDGTLNLTGQAPYKLKIGAPAAVHIQYQGKPVDLSRFIRTNQVARLTVNAEQSAAQ
- a CDS encoding bifunctional tRNA (adenosine(37)-C2)-methyltransferase TrmG/ribosomal RNA large subunit methyltransferase RlmN; this translates as MSELVNTSEVAIPAVPNKNGKINLLDLNRQQMREFFKEMGEKPFRADQVMKWMYHYCSDNFDDMTDINKVLRNKLKEVAEIRAPEVVEEQRSSDGTIKWAIAVGDQRVETVYIPEDDRATLCVSSQVGCALECKFCSTAQQGFNRNLRVSEIIGQVWRAAKIVGAAKVTGTRPITNVVMMGMGEPLLNLTNVVPAMEIMLDDFGFGLSKRRVTLSTSGVVPALDKLGDMIDVALAISLHAPNDAIRDEIVPINKKYNIETFLAGVRRYLEKSNANQGRVTIEYVMLDHVNDGTEHAHELAELLKDTPCKINLIPWNPFPGAPYGRSSNSRIDRFSKVLMEYGFTTIVRKTRGDDIDAACGQLAGDVIDRTKRTLRKRMQGESIAVKTV